In Dermacentor variabilis isolate Ectoservices chromosome 1, ASM5094787v1, whole genome shotgun sequence, the genomic stretch tatggaaacacatgaaaaaacaataacagtaaaggggaagagaaattcagccataatgaagcacatagATGGGGATAAAGTgtgtacgaggtgctccggagtatgtggaaaggtgaaatggttccaggacttacttttggaaatgccgtTTGCTTTAAATCGGGGCTACaacaggactcgatgggaaccaaaggccaGTGAGACGCCtggcactgggcgctcacgggaagactacaaatgaagctgtgcagggtgatatgggctggactagttttgaagtgagggaagctcacaataaaattgattatgaagaacgactgatgaatatggaagaaagtaaatgggctgggagagtgttgaggtatctttacagaaaaagcattgattcaccgtggaggaaaagaactaggaagcttaccagcaagtatgcggcctgtagggtgagcaacagagCAACAatgaacgtcaagcggaaaatcagagacgctgaaataatctcatgggtggcggcaatgggaaggaaatctgccatgagtaactacttaagaggaaaaacgaaatcaagaaagaaacaatttatgataactcaaagggaagctcattacttttcgaagcgagatcgggacgccttagaacacgcactataaagcgagatataagaaggaagaagcacgtgcttgctgcggtaaagctagggaaacgatggagcacgttttattagaatgtgaggacattgcccagcggtcgatttaggcaccgctggcctcccTTGGGCTCCGCGAGAGCAGGGGAAatgtaaacatgtccacaatagagattagtaagaggcgatcggaagattggtggaagaaaagtagggaaacgacaaaaagaacggagacgtgcaaaagcaaagttcacaatagggaggaggaggaggaacaactttattaaaaaccCCAGTCAATGAACGTTaggagagaaatgcttctccCCCTTCGCCCCTAGCCGTCGGCCAGAATACCTTGAGACACAGCAACAGCAAGGGCTTGACCGATGATGTCCTGCTGGACGTTGAGGTCTGGGCTGCGGAGCAAAGCCTCCCAGGATTGTAGAGTGCACGAGCTATCATGCTTAGACGGACATGTCCACACCATGTGAACCAGATTTGCTGCCTCATCACAGAATTTGCACTTTGACCTGAATACTCCTGGATGCCGCTTGCTGTAGAGTACGGGGTTTGGAAAAAAACCCCGTCTGTAATTTCCTCCACATAACCTCATCTTTCTTACTGAGCGTTCTGTCCACTCCCGGGTAAATTTGTCGATTTAGTCTGTAGTGTACTGTGATTTCCTGATATGCGCGCATATCCTCTCTTCTGTTTATAGTTTCGGTGATTTGGGAGCTTCCGGGGGTCGACCGGTAAGTGAGACCCCGGGCGACCGAATGAGCCTCCTCGTTCCCTCTAAATCCCTGGTGAGCTGGTGCCGAAACTAGCCGAACAAGCTGCCTGGGTCCTCCTTccctgtttaaagggacactaaagtcaaAATGAATTCttatgcatcagtaaattaccgttctacaacaccaaaaacagcactcttacaacgataagacgtttggtaagccagaaaaagcgcaagaacgaaataagggtggcgacgcctacttaagttcccgcacctgggggctgtgacgtcttggatttttatggcatcttctagggcctaccaattatatatagcggcacagattgaccacattgtgttctaaaggaaccaaataataaacatggcaagtttcgggaacctttcagccaacgcggcccaaatgcgaaaacatactttggaatccctgacgtcacgctgacgtaccagcgctggggttccggcgcgaatttcaaatactgatacttggaccttcattttctcatctaataatcaaactattttttttaaatgactgcctgcagggttctcaaacaatgcttcattagtctaaactgatttattgtttcgctttagtgtccctttaatatacGGATGGCAGTCTCCGTCACCCTCCCCCATTCGTAATTTCTCactcacaataggggttcaggaaatttggttgtgggagttcatcgtggtctctttttcttttttttaaaacctagctaggacattaggcagtatagtagctaGAGcttgtggcgcaacccaccgccctgttccaaaggggacgctcataacatccatccatccaaagaaagagctaatattgttcTAGCCCAGTGTAAAGCATTTCAAACAACATTTAGAAAAACAATGTTTTAACGGTTAGAttaacaccagcagcaaagtagaatacacttcgttactgctatattagttctGTGTTTCGTTGAGTTcggtgccaccaggtggctgcaccgtgcagaccgttCCCATTTGCGACTCCCCTCATTCTGTGAAACGCCCAGGCCCAGCccgcttgcgcttgcgtttacccgaataccggacacgcgaaGCACTAGTAATCACGCAGTAATCCTCCGGCgtgaagtgacggccgcaatcgcgcaaatccggCGCCGTTCGGATAccgacagtccgatgcgctgcagtcactctgctcgtctgctgccttgcagagggacacgatgtcgcagcttgacatattgccagtcgctacgtttgcagcccacagcgtaacaagggcgaaccatggtgcACACGAAAAGAAAGATCGAGACCAACACTTACcacggagctctcgtcaacacaGAGCACGttgcaacacaagcagacgacacttgctgtgtgtcGGAAGttttgagtgtagtgataaaacAGGGctattgtgcattctctttctgttacttcctttttttacagaaacaaatgaactaatattgaaactattacgaacaacatttgttcgccatacggtttggaaagttatcgatgacgTGCTtgggcagccaatcagatagctcgctcTACTGTAGTCATATGGTCATCTCGCGTCACTTTGTCAGGGGAGGCTGAAAACTCAACCGAGTGGCGTGCTGCGATCGCTAGCGATGTACGTTTTTAAaacacttagatgcgtcaattaatgatcagagaGACTCGGCATGTTTATACAATATCATCAAAATAGTTTCAAGGTCCCTTTAATGCGACCAATTGCTTTTCTTTACGATTTCTCTAATAGTTTGACGATATctttttatttcgtgctgaatattaagatagattttTTTCCTCTATAACATGAACTCTTTCAAAAGTGCCACAATACAGCAAACGTTGAGGCACCGCTAAGCAGCCACTCTTTTGGTTTAGAACTGTGCCAGGGCAAGAAGTCCCTGCTTTGGCACCGCTCCCAAAGGACACCGCTGATAAGAGCAGAAAGTTGATGTCTTAACGTTGCACTTTATTCAAGACAATATTGTATACTGTACAAACAGGAACACAATGGACCCATGACAGACATGAAACAGGTTCAGCTAGCTTGCTCACTCGGTATAACACGTTACAGTTAGGTGGCATGAAAACACCCTCAGGTTGATACAAATATGACGCCCCTGAAAACATTCGGCGTAGCCAGCAGTATTGTACGGGTGGAAAATTTGAAATCACGCATTGTGGTGTTACCAACAGTGCGGATATGATTTGTCCCAAACATTTTTCAAGTCACATAGTTACCACAACCAGGGTGCGCACAAACGACTGAAGACAGTTTCCTAAAACAACTTATTTTTGTCTGAAGAAGGTCACGCTTTCGTGCATTACACGCCAAGGAACATTGACCTTGACTGAAACCGTCTGGTAGACATGACATATAAAGCGCGCAAAAGCATCGCTAAGACAGAATACAATACAGTTGATTCATTCACAGGAAGAAAAGTCTTATTAAAACGTCCGCGGCTTGAGAGAAGGTTTCCCATGCACATGCGCCGAGTTCAACGACATGGCAGTTACAGTGACGATCTCAGGACGATACTGTCCAGAAATTGCAACTGTTACAGTGTCCGTCTCCCACAGGAGCGAGGTGTTGGTCTTGAGGAGGCCTTCGGTGCGAGCGACCGAGGTTGAGAACGGTGCGATGACGGCACGTGAGCTTGCAAGCCACAGCTCGCAAATTCCATGTATTGCCGAGTTTCGAGTCCGGCGGTACAAAGTGCTGCGTTTCTCATTGCCGGAAAGCTCCTCAGTCCAGCAAGAAACCACACAGCGTGTATGAACGAAAAATCTAATAATAgtaggaaaaagaaaacgcgcataAGTGACGTGACCAGATAAGAGCACGTGGAGTATGGTTGAACTGCACAAAAATTTGCAGCTGGCAGGTGCGCTCGAATGCGACCGCAAGTGTAAAAAGAGACGCAAGCGTCACATTTCCTGCGGCTACAGACAGCTGTCTTTGTTGCTGAGAATACGGCACACACGCAGATGAACGCGCTTCAACATCACAAACAAAACGTGTTCATTTAAAAAAGTTGTCTATTAATAAAGCGCGATACCCACCCGTGTGCAGGCGTGCACAGGTACAAAAACGAGCAGGAAAAGCTGCTCCATTTCTTTCACCGCAGAGAGCCGTTCCATTTGTTGCTCGCAATGCATACGCACAGGCGCAATGGTTTCGCTCACTGCCAAACCCTGTCATCCGCACAGAGATCAGTCACACACGAACCCTCGCATTGCGCATCGCTCAAGCGAAATGCGAAGTTCCCATCACTGTGTGCGAATGCACACTTTTCTCAGGCGCGTAACTCATCCCGAATAGTATACAGCAATAACACGTGGCGTGTCCACTCATCTATTTGCGCACGAAAATACATGGATGAGAACTACCGAGCTATTTTTAAAAATAAGCTGCCACTATAGTGCTATAGGGAGGCGCGAAGACAGTTATAATAAACAAGGGCTTCAAAAGAACAAGTTGAGTACATTCCTCACGACacgtgcacgaaaaaaaaaagaacgcgaaagAGAAGAAATGGCGCAAATTTCAAGCGCAGCTCCATCTACGAAGGAAGTAGTTCAGTACTCGCACGCTGGAACTCGGCTGCCTAGAGCGCTCCGATCCCTCAGTTGCACTAAAGCATGGCTGAGGGTGACTACGCATAAGAATGTTCAGAAAGTCAGGAGAGAATCcagtgtgttcgtgtgtgttgtatgcgtgtgtgcgcgcgcgcatgtaTTTGGCGGGAGGCGGAAATGTGAGAAGCTTATGTACTTGCTAGTCCTGACGACAGTGATCATGGCAGGCGCCGTCAAAAACATTAAAACTAGTGTACAGAGGCAGCCTCTGATCCAAAACAGGGCAATACGTGTTATTCTCGTGAAAGCACTTTAAACGTCAGCCACCTAGCCTCGGTTTGCTACTGAAGTTATATTTTCACGAAACAACGATCAGAAAGCGATTTCAAATTTCATCGCAAGATTGCTACCTTGCCAGAACGATTCGATCTGTGACAATTGTGCATTGCAGGACGAGAAATTTGTACGTAGCGCTTTGAGAGCCCTACGAACAATCCATTCACTGGCGTTTTTGATCCGACATTAGCGTCCTGCGTAGAAGGCAAGTGAACAGCGGCTCGCGCCCGCCAAGACAGTGTCAGCTTTTCGGGGACAGCAGTTGCACGAAAACAGTTCTTCGCGTGAGATCTGCGGCCGGCGGTGGCTTCGGGCCGGGACGAGCAGAGTGGCTGCTCAGGCGATGGTGCGCACCTCGTGCGGCGAACGGGCCTGCTTCTTGGAGCCGGACTCCTCGGGCACCAGGGCGCTCTTAGAGCGCTCCCAGACGGACGCGTCACTGGCCTTGAATTCGAGATCCATGAAATGGCAGGGCGCGAGGCCTATGCAGGCACGCAGCACGTTGACGATGCAGCAGCGCTGCTTGAAGAGTGCGTTGACCACGGGCGCGCCGGGAGGCACGGCGGGCGCTTTGCAGAGGTACGACAGGAGAGAGAGCACGCTGTGGAAGCCCTGGAACTTGCTGCCGGCCACGCTGAACTCGATGCGTTCGCACAGCTCAGCCAGAACGAACAGATCGATAATGAGCGGCGCTGCCAGCAACGAGTCCTCGCATGTGTTGTGCACCACAATGGTGTTATGGCCGCCCATCATTATCTCGCTCATGTATTCGTCCATGGCACGCTTGCTGTCGCCCACGTATGGCACGTACTTGATGACCACCTGCGACGCAATCGGGAACATAAAGAGGTCACTCGCCACGTCAACACGTACTAAAACGCTGACACTATGCATGCAGCACGTAATACGCTGATTATTACTACGTGCATCCCGAACTGAAAACGAGCGACGCCTCAATGTAGAACCAGGATACAAATGTAGAACCAGGATACAAATAAACTTGTCTGTGAGGTATACGAAGGCGCACCAAAATCGCGCCAAGTACTATGCTACCGTAAAATTTTATGAGCTGCTATTTGCCGCCGTAAGTTACTTTCGAGGAGCAATTTTATTTCTTCAGTTCGCACAACGGAAGGGTGCACGGTCAGGCTCCCAGCTTCCAACAACCTTGAACAAGCCTGGTGGCAAGATGTCGGTTTTGTAAGTTCAAACAATATTACTATTATTTTTAACTGCCACCAGGAGATGCCTGCCTGTTctagagagagaaaggcaaaaagCAAAGGGGATAGTGAGTAATGAATAGCCGGGCTAattaaaataagtaaataaataaaaatggaaTATGTGCAGGCTGGAGAACAGTACGACAACGCATGTGCCTTACACAAAGCAGTAGCGCACTCAACATCCGGCAGACTAGACCACGTCGTCAGTGGTCAGAATTAGACTATAACAGGGAATATAAAACCTGAACGACAAGGAACAAACTCAGATGCATTTTCGACATCAGTGGGCGTGGACAAAGTGAACGTTGAATATCCTGCCGGCAGCTTTTAGCTATATGTTGCACAACAAAAAACCAGACTTGTGACTTGTACACGCTACGTAAAAAAAAGTTTGCGATTACAATTACTTCAGTCGAAAATGTAATTAATTACAGTGATCAATTACTGCCCCATTaaagtaattgagcaattacCATTAAATGTAAACGATTACATTTACGTTACTTTCCTCTCAACCTTTACTAAGATTGCACAAAGAGCAAACTGAACGAGCTGGCCTGGCTCTTTCAGTGCGCCCTCTGCTCTGCAGCCCTTCACAAATTGTTTATATTCACTAACTACTGCATTTCAAAAAAATTTGTTGGTCATCTTCCCTCGTTTTTATTTGAGGAAATCAGCAGCGACACTGAAAGGTTGCTCAATGTGTGTGCTGCAGAGAAGGGCGGTGTTGTGACGTACAAACAAGTGGTTATTCAATGCCACGAAGCTCGCGCCTGTGCCCTCTGCTAAGTGCAGCACTTCGTTGTTACTGGCACTCTTGAGAATGCGATCCCCGGAGCGCCAatggagaaatgaaaaaaatggccCGCAGGTGATTTGCATGGCACCAACATCCGAAGCGGGCGTAGCTATCGAGCCATAGCAAGGCTGGTTCGAATCTTCGGCCAACATCTTATGTGGAGGGAACAAATACTGAGCGAGGCCTGCCTCTCTGTATACGCGCATCCGAGAGTCTGCTGCGTCGTAGGACAGCGGGCGTTCTATTGTATGTCGGgtctttcagcgaacactttcaagaaaaaatttgtttttttttaactgcctttGCAGATAGCAATATTCTAGTCCGTGAGCTGGtctattcgaagaggtggacattagtTGCAGAAAAAAcgttgaaatgcataatcgactaattaacaaaaatctagCAATTACGTTGTTAACTAATCACCTtatggcacacattgcaatttacaaattcttgccagagagttcgcaaggcggatccgaATTCTCAGGGTGaccccagtttcgagatattaattcccgaactttgtgaagaaatgcattggctttCCAGTTACTTTAGCGAtttaatgcataaaacgacgttttgttaaaaaagtaagtggaacgacagcgcCTTTTTACCGCACGTTTGAAGGCGCATATCACGTAAATGGTGCcctccacacaattcttttcaagtgaatATGCCTTACATCACCTGCTAGGATTTGTAAATGGCAATATGTACCATCAGGTAATTAGCTAAAAACGTAATTGATCGATTTTTGTTAGTTAGATGATTATGAATTTCAATTttttatgcaagtaatgtccgcctcttcgagtagaccagctcatgagctagaattgtgatatctgccacaggcaattaaaaaaaattttaactgTTCACTGAAATAACCTGTATAGTGGCCAACAAATTCAAGCGCTCGAACCTGCGTCGCCGGTTACAGCTTGTCGCGTAAATAATGAATCTGGTTACATTTAATAATTGGTTACCGGAAGAAAGCAATTGAATTACAATGAGCGTTACCGATAAAATATGTAGTCGCTTGATTAGAAAACTAGCAAagaatgtaattgattacaagtaacTACATGCAACTAGCTAAGTGCAGGAATAACACTCGTATTCATTTTATAAACATGTCCTACTATACTTAAAGTGCAGCAAAAAGTTTAAGATTGTTGAGTACATCGATTCCGAGATCACGCGCGCCGTTTCCTGCGCATTgcctcgtctcggaggccatggtatGTGTAATTTGTGTGCCTCATGCTTTGCGAGCCATTTCCAGCGCCGGCGCCGGTATCTGGGATGGGCAGGCTTTGGCGCTAAGCGAGTGTGGCCTTTGGTCACGCTGTTTTTGGAGACGCCGCAAATACGCCGGCCGACGCTTGCCGGCCCCCATGCCCGAAAAAGCATCGGATATTTGATCCTTTGCACTTAGAAATTTTAGAAGGGCTCTGAGAGCCGCGTGGTAGCACGGGTTGTGGGGAAAGTAACGCCTTCCAGCGTAgtacattaaaattaaattatgaggttttacgtgccaaaaccacgatctgattatgaggcatgctgcagTGGGGCACTCGGAAAATTTGGAccgcctagggttctttaacgagcacctagatctaagtacacgggtgtttccgcatttggcccccatcaaaatgctgccgccgtgggcgggattggatgtcgcaacctcgtgcttagcagcccaacaccatagccactaagcaaccacggcgggtgtgtggTACATGTTGAGCACAGTGAGCTACATCTGTAAAGTGCAGCGCGCTGCGCATGAATTAATCCAGGGATGGGCTAGAGAGGTCTGCTGCAAATATGCACTACTTACACAATGATCCGGCTTCTCTCCCGGAGCGTAGAGGATGGAGTTACTGTTAACCATGTCGTCGACAACGTTGCTTTTGCTGATTTCCTTGGAACGGAATTGGGCGGGAGCCGACAAGTTTTTGCCGTCGTTGTTGCCTAGGTGGTTGTAGCTAACGATGGAGACTGGCTTGATGCCGGCCGACACAAGGAAGTCCACGAGCACCGACTTGAGCTTTGTCTGGCCAGACTTGAAGTCATCACCAGCCAAGAAGACCTGGCGCTGCCTGGCCAGCTCCAGAAGTCCCGGCACGAAGGTGTTCTGCGGGGACCCGTTGATGTAGGTGCACTGCAAGGGCCGAAAAACGGAAACACCAGGCTTACTGGCGGCAACGTGGCTCGCCCTAGGGGCAAGGACCGGGTCACATTGATGTGAGCGTTGAAGCTGTGCGCTCCACTGAGGCATGTGAACTGGTAATTACCGACTCAGTGGATGTTTCCCACAAGAACACGAGAAAAATGGGTACTACAAAATTGGGAATGTGAACTCACGTTCGCTATTGTCCCAAAAGTGGTGAAAGAAAGCCAACGAACGATGCAGTGACGCGACTTTTGTAGAAGTTATATTTGTATAGAGCATTAGCTGACATTTTCAGTTTTAATTATTGCGCGATCCCTTATGTTCGTAGAGCACTTGCATGACCATGCTGGTAATACTGGTTCGCATGGTCACTGATGTAAGCAGTGCGGCCTCCGTTCGACACTACGGAAGCACCAATATGACGAGCCACAATTACTGTGAGGCCTTTGTCAACGTGGTATTCACACTATTCAGCGCTGTAGTTGGCATTATTGTTATAGAAATTACTCGTAACCTTAATATTctgaattacccgccgtggtggcgtagtggatTTGGCGTAGCGCTGCCAAGCCTGAGGTCGCAGGGTTAAATCCTGGCTACgttggctgcatttcgatggggggctgAATGCAAAAACGTCCATGTACCGTGCATTTAGAGCCGTTAAAGAAtaccaggcggtcaaaattaatcaggagtcccccaccacggcgtgcctaataatcatatcttggtttcGACACTTCGGAATTGAATTATTTTGAATTTCAGCATCCTCAACAACTACGTCTTTAAGACACACTCCTCCCCCTTCTTCTTTCCCTTGTTTGTTGGCAAATTCTCTAGTTCCCACTGTCTATAAATATTGCACTTCTAAGACGTTCAGCAAACACGTAAGAGGCGGGGAGCCTTACGCCTTCGAGCACTGCGGCTACAGCGAAGATTGTCGACGGAGAGATTTCAGGGTGGCTATTTTCGATGGCGGCAAGAAGTCTTGCAGCCGTGTCGTGGACGCCATCAGTGACATCACAATAGCGTTCCGTGTTGGCTGTCCAGAGTACGATCACCTTGTCCACTTTGCTCGAGGCAACGAACTCGCGGATGTCAGCCCGGATGCGTTCCAGTTGTTGCTGTTTGTTGCCTGTTGCACAGAAGAACAGCAAGTAAATATGGTGCGTTAGTAGCATCTTAAGGTATAATTTATCTTTCTGTTAGTTGTTTTTACGCTGCTGCCACAACAAGCGGAAGAAGTAATTCATACTTTATCTAAAAGAACTGAACTATCTTAGTTTATTTTAGAAAATGCCGACTCGTAGTGGCTTATGAACGCATTAGAGCAAATACCTGTGGATTTCGTACCTGGTATTACGTTGTCGGCGCGGTCCTCCTGGTTGGCGGCAACGAAGGATGGGTCGAAGATACCCGGCCGAGGCCGCATCTTTTCCATGTGGGGCGCCAACTGATCTTGAAGCAGCACGTCTAGCACCCGGGCCCTGCGCATGGCCTCGGCCATGTTTAGGCTCGATATGTCCCAGCCGTCAAAGACTACATCGTTCGGGTTCACCATGGGCAGCAGGTCCTTCATCGGCACACACACATCTCCCTGGGGCCCAGTCCCCAAGCTGACGGTAGAAGATTGCGTGATGGAACCGTAGTAATTGGCATGCTGGAAATGAGGATACGttgatttgaagaaaaaaaaacatcgtagCATTGAACTGGCGCGCGATCCACGAAGAGCATTGGCATAGGCTGCAAAAAGAATACTTGTTACGGACGATGGTAACTATACCTGCGATACACAATGGCCTCAGACAAGCCGCCTGCTAATCTGACAGTATACGTTTCGCGAGAGCACGCAGTCCTATGCTATCGCCAATCTTTGTTCCCAATCTATACCACCTCAACACCAAGAAAACGACTGAATTCAACCTTAAGACCCCTTTCGTCAGCTACCGCGGTAGCctatagtggctatggcgttgcgctgctacgcTCGAGGCCGCAGGTTCAGTCGCAGTGGCCGTATCAGATCGCGCTTTCGGTACGTAGAAACCATGTAGAATTTCATATTTAAGCACTTCCGTTGCAACCGGAATGTCAAGTGATTCTGTCCTGTTCCAAGTTCTTTTCAGACCGCGTGCGCTACGCTTTTTTCTCTTCAAGCGAATGTTAACGTTTCAGCATACAGTTATCCTGTTTCTACGGCATAGTCAGACCCTCGGTGTGCATACAATTCGTATGCACACACGGTACGCTAAAACGACCATGTGTCGTACTGCTATAGCGCTATTACTTCCCAGGCGCTAACGACTTGTGCGTTCAGCAGTTTGGGAATTGAGCGCCTTGGATTAAACGCGTCGCAGGGTGAGAACGGTAGCAGTACAGTGCTTAAACATTTAATCTACTTTAGCATTTTATGTAATCTGGGTTACAACTCTCCTGCGTTATATAAGTACTCTTGTCAAAAGAGCTTAACTACTAAATTTGACAAGCACTAATTAAAGGTCATTCAATCCATTTAAATAAGTGTGATCTGGAAGCAGAGTGTACGTGATAAATTTGTTGCGGTAAAATTTactaaaggggggggggcgaaagcgTTCCCGAAGAGCAGCTAAATGTTTCTATACTGACGGTGCTGTCTCATCGCAGTCTTTGTAGGATGCTTCACTTGATGCCTTCGCGAACACATTTTACTAAAATGAGTTTATCTGTGCCCTTGTGACGGCGGTGTAAGTTGCTCTTTGCCACGGGTTCTGCCTCCTTGCTCGTGCGCAAGCGCCTACACCTCGCTAGCAGGGCGCGGCCGCTTACCTGGACTTTGTCCTTGGTTCTCCAGGACAGGCCCAGCTTGTTGGCCAGCGTGGCGGCCAGCACGGTGGTGCCGTTGTTGCCTCCCATGCCGACCAGCATGACACCCAGCCGGGGCACGCGCCTCTTGGTGCGAAACGTCATGCGGACGTCGCGCGGCCGCACGCGGCACACGTTGCCCTCGACCTTGGCCTCGGACATCGCGTACACGTAGTCGGCCTCAATCAGGTCCGCCGAGTAGCGCACCATCGGGCTGTCGATCTCCACTTTCACCATCTTGGATGCGCAATCTGCTCCACACGGACACAGACGTCGCGTTAGTGACCGTCCCCAGGTCCACCAGTCGCACGCTGCGGTTAGCTGCAGGCTCGTCGAAGATGGAGAGGGCCCGGTGCCTCGGCTATCCACGTCCTACTCTGGCCGATTTCTAAAGGACACCGTGGCAAGAGGCGCAGCTCCCGCTTCGACGAGACTGTCGCACAATTCAGCAAGTGACTTCGCAGCTATCGAGCAGGCGTGAAGGCACCGCGTTTTAACTGCCCCATTCCTGTTTGTTGAGCGTACATGGAAGAACGGCTGATACTTGCGCAAGACAACAGGCCGGAAAATTTAGTGCATG encodes the following:
- the Inos gene encoding inositol-3-phosphate synthase; this encodes MVKVEIDSPMVRYSADLIEADYVYAMSEAKVEGNVCRVRPRDVRMTFRTKRRVPRLGVMLVGMGGNNGTTVLAATLANKLGLSWRTKDKVQHANYYGSITQSSTVSLGTGPQGDVCVPMKDLLPMVNPNDVVFDGWDISSLNMAEAMRRARVLDVLLQDQLAPHMEKMRPRPGIFDPSFVAANQEDRADNVIPGNKQQQLERIRADIREFVASSKVDKVIVLWTANTERYCDVTDGVHDTAARLLAAIENSHPEISPSTIFAVAAVLEGCTYINGSPQNTFVPGLLELARQRQVFLAGDDFKSGQTKLKSVLVDFLVSAGIKPVSIVSYNHLGNNDGKNLSAPAQFRSKEISKSNVVDDMVNSNSILYAPGEKPDHCVVIKYVPYVGDSKRAMDEYMSEIMMGGHNTIVVHNTCEDSLLAAPLIIDLFVLAELCERIEFSVAGSKFQGFHSVLSLLSYLCKAPAVPPGAPVVNALFKQRCCIVNVLRACIGLAPCHFMDLEFKASDASVWERSKSALVPEESGSKKQARSPHEVRTIA